From Bacillus sp. FSL K6-3431, the proteins below share one genomic window:
- a CDS encoding nucleoside hydrolase, translating into MIEKKRVIIDTDTAGDDTIAILTALHYFQVEGITITGGNVQFDQQVENALYTIEVAGKGGQVPVYKGYERPLMGLGEKEHRTVEDVHGKDGMGDSFFVKAIQRPAEGHAVDYLIETAHKYPGDIHLIAIAPLTNIAMAIKKDPTIVPKIPHLYIMGGTNNALGNITPSSEYNFWVDPEAAKIVLHSGIPITMVGWEMCTKYSIMDDNDHEAIAALATKGSKFFTDINQVVMKFNKSVHRLNGTTHPDTLLAAVAANEEIMTKSNLYHVDIELTGELTRGYSLVDVNNRLEREKNVRVCEGINRDAFEAMLFDVLRSIL; encoded by the coding sequence ATGATTGAGAAAAAACGAGTCATTATTGATACGGATACAGCTGGGGACGACACGATTGCCATATTAACTGCCCTTCATTATTTTCAAGTTGAAGGAATTACGATAACAGGCGGAAATGTCCAATTTGATCAGCAAGTAGAAAATGCCCTTTATACGATTGAAGTTGCTGGTAAGGGTGGACAAGTGCCTGTGTATAAAGGTTATGAGCGTCCATTAATGGGGCTAGGCGAAAAAGAGCATCGCACGGTAGAAGATGTTCATGGAAAAGATGGAATGGGAGATTCATTCTTTGTAAAAGCCATACAGCGACCTGCCGAGGGACATGCGGTTGATTACCTTATCGAAACAGCTCATAAATATCCGGGAGATATTCATTTAATTGCCATTGCTCCTTTAACAAATATAGCAATGGCAATTAAAAAAGACCCGACAATCGTTCCGAAAATTCCCCATCTCTACATTATGGGCGGAACAAATAATGCCCTAGGGAACATTACTCCAAGCTCGGAATATAATTTCTGGGTTGATCCCGAAGCTGCAAAAATTGTTCTTCATTCAGGGATTCCAATTACAATGGTTGGTTGGGAAATGTGTACGAAATACTCGATTATGGATGACAATGATCATGAAGCCATTGCAGCATTAGCAACAAAAGGGTCAAAGTTTTTCACAGATATCAACCAGGTTGTGATGAAGTTTAATAAAAGTGTACACCGATTAAATGGTACAACACATCCAGATACACTCTTAGCTGCTGTTGCAGCAAATGAAGAAATAATGACCAAATCTAATCTTTACCATGTAGACATTGAATTAACTGGCGAACTCACAAGAGGGTACAGCCTTGTTGATGTAAACAATCGTTTAGAACGTGAAAAAAATGTTCGTGTATGTGAAGGTATTAATCGTGATGCTTTCGAAGCAATGTTATTTGATGTATTGCGTTCAATACTATAA